Proteins from a genomic interval of Rattus norvegicus strain BN/NHsdMcwi chromosome 2, GRCr8, whole genome shotgun sequence:
- the Zzz3 gene encoding ZZ-type zinc finger-containing protein 3 isoform X4, which produces MIDLWLCSYQRLLQTIAVLEAQRSQAVQDLESLGKHQREALKNPIGFVEKLQKKADIGLPYPQRVVQLPEIVWDQYTSSLGNFEREFKHRKRHTRRVKLVFDKVGLPARPKSPLDPKKDGDSLSYSMLPLSDGPEGSHHRPQMIRGRLCDDSKPETFNQLWTVEEQKKLEQLLLKYPPEEVESRRWQKIADELGNRTAKQVASRVQKYFIKLTKAGIPVPGRTPNLYIYSRKSSTSRRQHPLNKHLFKPSTFMTSHEPPVYMDEDDERSCPHSHMSTAVEEASDEESIPVIYRSLPEYKELLQFKKLKKQKLQQMQAESGFVQHVGFKCDNCGVEPIQGVRWHCQDCPPEMSLDFCDSCSDCPHETDIHKEDHQLEPVYKSETFLDRDYCVSQGTSYSYLDPNYFPANR; this is translated from the exons TTATCAGAGACTTCTGCAGACCATTGCTGTACTTGAGGCTCAGCGTTCTCAAGCAGTGCAAGACCTGGAAAGTTTAGGCAAACACCAGAGAGAAGCACTAAAAAATCCTATTGGATTTGTGGAGAAACTTCAGAAGAAG GCTGATATAGGGCTTCCATATCCACAGAGAGTTGTGCAGTTGCCGGAGATCGTGTGGGACCAGTACACCAGTAGCCTTGGCAACTTTGAAAGGGAGTTTAAACATCGCAAAAGACACACTAGGAGAGTTAAGTTAGTTTTTGATAAAG tagGGTTGCCTGCTAGACCAAAAAGTCCTTTAGATCCTAAGAAGGATGGAGACTCCCTTTCATATTCCATGTTGCCTTTGAGTGATGGCCCAGAAGGTTCGCATCATCGTCCTCAG ATGATCAGAGGTCGTCTGTGTGATGACAGCAAACCTGAGACCTTCAACCAGCTGTGGACTGTTGAAGAGCAG AAAAAACTTGAACAGCTACTCCTGAAGTACCCTCCTGAAGAAGTAGAATCTCGGCGGTGGCAGAAGATTGCTGATGAACTGGGCAACCGGACAGCCAAACAG GTTGCCAGTCGTGTACAGAAGTATTTCATAAAGCTAACTAAAGCCGGCATACCAGTTCCAGGCAGAACACCTAACTTATATATATACTCCAGGAAG TCCTCAACGAGCAGGCGACAGCACCCCCTTAATAAGCACCTCTTTAAACCCTCCACTTTCATGACTTCACATGAGCCACCAGTGTACATGGATGAAGATGATGAGCGGTCCTGTCCCCATAGCCACATGAGCACTGCTGTCGAGGAGGCCTCA GATGAAGAAAGCATTCCTGTCATTTATAGGAGTTTACCTGAATATAAAGAACTATTAcagtttaaaaagttaaaaaagcaGAAACTTCAACAAATGCAAGCAGAAAGTGGGTTTGTGCAACATGTGGGCTTTAAG TGTGATAACTGCGGTGTAGAACCTATCCAAGGTGTCCGGTGGCACTGCCAGGATTGTCCTCCAGAAATGTCTTTGGATTTCTGTGACTCTTGTTCAGACTG CCCACATGAAACGGATATTCACAAGGAAGATCACCAGTTAGAACCTGTTTATAAGTCGGAGACGTTCTTAGACAGAGACTACTGTGTGTCCCAGGGCACCAGTTATAGTTATCTTGACCCCAACTACTTCCCCGCCAACAGATGA